From the Oryza glaberrima chromosome 5, OglaRS2, whole genome shotgun sequence genome, one window contains:
- the LOC127773618 gene encoding uncharacterized protein LOC127773618 isoform X1: protein MPPKPRRSVAALSVGGHDAPESSPAMSTRSKSTPDSDLRSHDGSNPSHESWSGRLTRSRAKQIGQVLPIQAVESPGISSNNKKKRKRREIEEDTAKKQAQMSSSAEGHGTLASRPLPPMHPPTTPRVRKSSRITRLEVDRLQKLTLRRNKEDDPSTAAALPTPSHKNIVLGMSRSIVRVSSPPSEGILISPRTGIVISWDGATKRAMILTLFTYFKKKPHEPQPEGGEGGPVVDTGGSTIGMVYIDGPGAVIISISIICTFFEMWKQFSCVARPVFEVDLKSVELAGVSFREELSLKHNINGGFIVERIADDSALEHLGVRRGDVIFFEDECGTTLPEIEDYLLSLGWRYLQGMKSMVLKLLVHDIEGPCKETITLPLEFSVDSGKVARRCTARLKLPRDDNFVNVSNLNVL, encoded by the exons ATGCCCCCCAAACCGAGGAGATCGGTGGCGGCATTGAGCGTAGGCGGCCACGACGCTCCCGAATCGTCGCCGGCGATGTCGACTCGGTCCAAATCAACGCCGGATTCCGATCTCCGCTCGCACGACGGCAGCAATCCCAGTCACGAATCGTGGTCGGGGAGGTTGACTCGCTCCAGAGCAAAGCAGATTGGACAGGTTCTTCCGATTCAGGCGGTGGAATCgccgggaatctcttccaacaacaagaagaagaggaagaggagagagattgAGGAGGATACGGCGAAGAAGCAGGCGCAGatgtcgtcgtcggcggaggGGCATGGCACCTTGGCGTCCCGGCCACTCCCGCCGATGCACCCGCCGACGACACCCCGCGTCAGAAAAAGCTCCCGGATCACCCGGCTCGAAG TTGATCGACTTCAAAAGTTAACTCTCCGGCGCAATAAAGAAGACGATCCCTCCACCGCGGCCGCCTTGCCTACCCCATCTCACAAGAACATTGTGTTGGGCATGTCTCGCTCAATTGTCCGCGTTTCATCCCCACCTTCTG AGGGAATATTGATCTCTCCGCGCACCGGAATCGTCATCAGTTGGGATGGAGCCACCAAGCGTGCTATGATCCTCACACTCTTCACTTACTTCAAGAAGAAGCCGCATGAGCCCCAACCCGAG GGTGGTGAAGGAGGGCCTGTGGTTGACACTGGCGGTAGtaccattggcatggtatacaTAGACGGCCCTGGTGCAGTTATCATTTCAATCTCAATTATTTGCACCTTCTTTGAGATGTGGAAGCAATTCAG CTGTGTTGCCCGCCCTGTGTTTGAGGTGGATTTAAAAAGTGTGGAACTAGCTGGTGTGTCATTCCGTGAGGAGCTCTCTCTGAAACATAACATCAATGGTGGCTTCATTGTTGAACGCATTGCTGATGATTCTGCTCTTGAGCATCTTGGTGTTAGACGGGGTGACGTGATTTTTTTTGAGGACGAGTGTGGCACTACTTTGCCTGAG ATTGAAGATTATCTCCTTTCTCTTGGTTGGAGATACCTGCAGGGGATGAAGTCGATGGTTCTCAAG TTGCTAGTACATGACATTGAAGGTCCATGTAAGGAGACAATTACCTTGCCCTTAGAGTTTTCTGTCGATTCAGGAAAG GTAGCCCGAAGATGTACAGCAAGACTGAAGTTACCTAGAGATGATAATTTTGTGAATGTTAGTAACTTGAATGTTCTTTGA
- the LOC127773611 gene encoding uncharacterized protein LOC127773611 isoform X2: MVDESLSSTSRELKKLPPLDLSSLSSILKTILECSMTERMRVSVAELILQYHDFFPQLVNLFRTCESSGNMDALHMIFRLVKGIILLNSSAIYDKIFSDDFILEIIGALEYDPEARTVQNHRTFLKEHVVFKEAIPIKNASVVSKIHQTYRIGYIKDVILPRVLDDSTMASIAAIIHANNAAVVCLLKDDASFVKELFAKMRSSNISAESKRELVLFLLEFCTLTKSLQAVQQLRLSRDLASEGVFDIMSDVLQSQDKVLVSAGTDILVYFLNQDPNLLRSYIARQENSQEGNSLLGLLVQGMVTDFGEGMHCQFLEILKILMDEFATNMPTNYRGAIDVFHEKHLDKLIDVIALASSPMDITQSTSSPVGVGTRVENHSVKTEILSNICELLCFCVVHHPYKIKVNFLRSNSVEKILTLTHRREKVLVVAAVRFMRTVIARNDELLLSHVIKFNSLKPIIEVFVENGDRYNMLHSVVLELLEYIRKENLNSLVIHVTKSFWDQLVRFEKLGSIQAFKLKYQQLMESGETTQSISLVDMRKKPEERGLDKEEEDYFNKGSDEEDSDKQTSCAQKESLDKLPKGSDIRHIPARSKSGGLVDYDDDDEGYNPPPKRAVKADEDDEALVIKRNPVDDKQADGRSPKKPKMEPRFICSKIVAAASVAGRRSNSADKQGPHPPSSSTKTSEGNGDVGEEGPDSSQNLQHDPGSLDSTHQNGDDCTKDAGNSPSEMTVNTSKATDSEPYSVR; encoded by the exons ATGAGTCCTTAAGTTCTACCAGCAGAGAATTAAAGAAACTTCCCCCTCTTGATTTGTCCAGTCTTTCTTCCATCTTAAAG ACTATATTGGAGTGCAGCATGACAGAGCGGATGCGTGTTTCTGTTGCAGAGTTAATATTACAATAT CATGATTTCTTCCCCCAGCTAGTGAATCTTTTTAGAACGTGTGAGAGTTCAGGAAACATGGATGCACTCCACATGATCTTTAGATTAGTAAAGGGAATCA TATTGTTGAACAGTTCTGCGATATATGACAAGATTTTCTCTGATGATTTTATTCTTGAGATAATAGGCGCACTTGAAT ATGATCCAGAGGCTCGCACTGTGCAAAATCATCGCACTTTCCTGAAGGAGCATGTAGTTTTCAAGGAG GCTATACCCATTAAAAATGCTTCTGTGGTTTCAAAGATTCATCAAACATACAGAATAGGCTATATAAAG GATGTTATATTACCAAGAGTACTTGATGATTCTACCATGGCAAGCATTGCTGCAATCATTCATGCGAACAATGCTGCT GTTGTTTGTTTACTCAAGGACGATGCTTCTTTTGTAAAAGAACTGTTTGCTAAGATGAGATCTTCGAATATTTCTGCTGAATCAAAACGCGAACTG gTCCTGTTTTTGCTTGAGTTTTGTACTCTTACTAAAAGTTTGCAGGCTGTTCAGCAATTACGTCTATCTAG GGATCTTGCTAGTGAAGGTGTGTTTGACATCATGTCTGATGTGTTGCAGAGTCAGGATAAAGTGCTCGTCTCAGCTGG GACAGACATCCTTGTATATTTTCTTAATCAAGATCCTAACTTACTGAGATCATATATTGCTCGTCAAGAAAATTCTCAAGAAGGAAATTCACTTCTTGGTCTTCTG GTTCAAGGCATGGTAACTGACTTTGGTGAGGGAATGCACTGTCAATTTCTGGAAATTTTGAAGATTCTGATGGATGAATTTGCTACAAATATGCCTACAAACTAT AGAGGAGCTATTGATGTTTTTCATGAAAAGCATCTTGATAAGTTGATTGATGTAATAGCATTGGCTTCCTCCCCTATGGACATTACCCAATCAACATCTAGTCCAGTTGGTGTTGGTACAAGAGTTGAAAACCATTCTGTGAAGACTGAAATACTGTCTAACATCTGCGAGCTTTTATGCTTTTGTGTAGTTCATCACCCCTACAAGATCAA GGTCAACTTTTTAAGAAGCAATTCCGTGGAGAAAATCCTTACTTTAACCCATaggagagagaaggttttggtcGTGGCAGCCGTCCGATTCATGAGGACTGTTATTGCTAGAAAT GATGAACTTCTTCTTAGCCATGTTATCAAGTTCAACTCATTGAAACCAATTATCGAGGTATTTGTTGAAAATGGGGATAGGTACAACATGCTACATTCTGTGGTCCTTGAACTGTTGGAATACATACGAAAG GAAAATCTCAATTCACTTGTGATACATGTTACCAAATCCTTTTGGGACCAACTTGTGAGGTTCGAAAAACTAGGGAGCATTCAGGCCTTTAAACTCAAGTATCAACAG TTAATGGAGAGTGGTGAAACAACACAAAGTATTAGTCTAGTTGACATGAGAAAGAAGCCAGAAGAAAGAGGTCTCGACAAAGAAGAGGAGGACTATTTCAACAAGGGCAG TGATGAGGAAGATTCTGATAAACAGACATCATGTGCACAGAAGGAATCTTTGGATAAGTTACCCAAGGGAAGTGACATCCGTCATATCCCTGCAAG gTCTAAATCTGGTGGGCTTGTGGAttatgacgacgatgatgaggGTTACAACCCACCTCCCAAAAGGGCTGTTAAAGctgatgaggatgatgaggcCTTAGTCATAAAGCGTAATCCAGTGGATGACAAACAAGCTGATGGGAGGTCTCCCAAAAAACCAAAGATGGAACCCAGATTTATCTGCTCAAAGATTGTCGCTGCGGCTAGTGTGGCAGGCAGACGCTCGAATTCGGCAGATAAACAGGGTCCCCATCCACCTTCCTCAAGCACGAAAACTTCTGAAGGCAATGGTGATGTAGGGGAGGAAGGCCCAGATTCTTCTCAGAATCTACAACATGACCCAGGAAGCTTGGATTCCACTCATCAAAATGGAGATGACTGTACCAAAGATGCAGGGAACTCGCCTTCCGAGATGACTGTAAATACATCAAAAGCAACTGATTCAGAGCCTTATTCAGTGAGATGA
- the LOC127773620 gene encoding DNA-directed RNA polymerase V subunit 7-like — protein sequence MVFLKVEMSLNVLISPSQLSPQGLLLRKAVIVRLLEDIANRKASKDHGYYIAVSELKAISEGKVRELTGDVLFPVTFTCITQKPMKGEVLVGSVDKILKHGIFLKSGPIESIFLSEKTMSDFKYIGGENAVFMNEHSKLEKDTVVRFKVMGFRWMEADRQFQLLATLAGDYLGPL from the coding sequence ATGGTTTTCCTTAAGGTGGAGATGTCTTTGAATGTGTTGATCTCACCTAGCCAGCTGAGCCCCCAGGGTCTCTTGCTCCGCAAGGCTGTCATTGTCCGCCTTCTGGAGGACATAGCAAACCGGAAGGCCTCCAAGGATCATGGTTACTACATTGCTGTGAGTGAGCTGAAGGCTATATCAGAAGGGAAAGTGCGTGAGCTGACCGGAGACGTTCTTTTCCCGGTGACATTCACCTGCATCACGCAGAAGCCTATGAAGGGCGAGGTCTTAGTTGGCTCCGTGGACAAGATCCTCAAGCATGGCATTTTCCTCAAATCCGGACCGATAGAAAGCATCTTTCTGTCGGAGAAGACAATGAGCGACTTCAAGTACATTGGTGGGGAGAACGCGGTGTTCATGAATGAACACTCGAAGCTGGAGAAGGACACCGTTGTGCGCTTCAAGGTCATGGGGTTCCGCTGGATGGAAGCTGATCGCCAGTTCCAGCTCCTTGCCACCCTGGCTGGTGACTATCTTGGACCACTATGA
- the LOC127773618 gene encoding putative protease Do-like 14 isoform X2 has protein sequence MPPKPRRSVAALSVGGHDAPESSPAMSTRSKSTPDSDLRSHDGSNPSHESWSGRLTRSRAKQIGQVLPIQAVESPGISSNNKKKRKRREIEEDTAKKQAQMSSSAEGHGTLASRPLPPMHPPTTPRVRKSSRITRLEVDRLQKLTLRRNKEDDPSTAAALPTPSHKNIVLGMSRSIVRVSSPPSEGILISPRTGIVISWDGATKRAMILTLFTYFKKKPHEPQPELQVHLPDKSIVQGRLRFMNHHYNLSILEITSELPLQVPAFGSAPKYGQEILALSRDENMSLVARRGAITWSDGSLMWRNHYMFVDCDVPEGGEGGPVVDTGGSTIGMVYIDGPGAVIISISIICTFFEMWKQFSCVARPVFEVDLKSVELAGVSFREELSLKHNINGGFIVERIADDSALEHLGVRRGDVIFFEDECGTTLPEIEDYLLSLGWRYLQGMKSMVLKLLVHDIEGPCKETITLPLEFSVDSGKVARRCTARLKLPRDDNFVNVSNLNVL, from the exons ATGCCCCCCAAACCGAGGAGATCGGTGGCGGCATTGAGCGTAGGCGGCCACGACGCTCCCGAATCGTCGCCGGCGATGTCGACTCGGTCCAAATCAACGCCGGATTCCGATCTCCGCTCGCACGACGGCAGCAATCCCAGTCACGAATCGTGGTCGGGGAGGTTGACTCGCTCCAGAGCAAAGCAGATTGGACAGGTTCTTCCGATTCAGGCGGTGGAATCgccgggaatctcttccaacaacaagaagaagaggaagaggagagagattgAGGAGGATACGGCGAAGAAGCAGGCGCAGatgtcgtcgtcggcggaggGGCATGGCACCTTGGCGTCCCGGCCACTCCCGCCGATGCACCCGCCGACGACACCCCGCGTCAGAAAAAGCTCCCGGATCACCCGGCTCGAAG TTGATCGACTTCAAAAGTTAACTCTCCGGCGCAATAAAGAAGACGATCCCTCCACCGCGGCCGCCTTGCCTACCCCATCTCACAAGAACATTGTGTTGGGCATGTCTCGCTCAATTGTCCGCGTTTCATCCCCACCTTCTG AGGGAATATTGATCTCTCCGCGCACCGGAATCGTCATCAGTTGGGATGGAGCCACCAAGCGTGCTATGATCCTCACACTCTTCACTTACTTCAAGAAGAAGCCGCATGAGCCCCAACCCGAG CTACAGGTTCATCTCCCAGATAAGTCTATTGTGCAGGGACGGTTGAGATTCATGAATCACCACTACAATCTCTCCATCTTGGAGATCACGTCTGAACTACCATTGCAGGTCCCCGCTTTTGGGTCCGCCCCAAAGTATGGCCAGGAAATTCTTGCCTTGTCTCGGGACGAAAATATGTCCCTGGTGGCGAGGCGTGGAGCAATCACGTGGTCGGATGGTTCTTTGATGTGGAGAAACCATTACATGTTTGTGGATTGTGATGTTCCTG AGGGTGGTGAAGGAGGGCCTGTGGTTGACACTGGCGGTAGtaccattggcatggtatacaTAGACGGCCCTGGTGCAGTTATCATTTCAATCTCAATTATTTGCACCTTCTTTGAGATGTGGAAGCAATTCAG CTGTGTTGCCCGCCCTGTGTTTGAGGTGGATTTAAAAAGTGTGGAACTAGCTGGTGTGTCATTCCGTGAGGAGCTCTCTCTGAAACATAACATCAATGGTGGCTTCATTGTTGAACGCATTGCTGATGATTCTGCTCTTGAGCATCTTGGTGTTAGACGGGGTGACGTGATTTTTTTTGAGGACGAGTGTGGCACTACTTTGCCTGAG ATTGAAGATTATCTCCTTTCTCTTGGTTGGAGATACCTGCAGGGGATGAAGTCGATGGTTCTCAAG TTGCTAGTACATGACATTGAAGGTCCATGTAAGGAGACAATTACCTTGCCCTTAGAGTTTTCTGTCGATTCAGGAAAG GTAGCCCGAAGATGTACAGCAAGACTGAAGTTACCTAGAGATGATAATTTTGTGAATGTTAGTAACTTGAATGTTCTTTGA
- the LOC127773613 gene encoding pyrophosphate-energized vacuolar membrane proton pump 1-like has product MALIGTVAAEVLIPLAAVIGILFAVLQWYVVSRVAVPPHDGVGGAGKGDRENDGGGDVDDDEEDGVDYRGVEARCAEIQHAISVGATSFLMTEYKYLGAFMAAFAAVIFVSLGSVGRFSTSPEPCPYDAARRCRPALANAAFTAAAFLLGATTSVVSGYLGMRVATFANARTALEARRGIGRAFAVAFRSGAAMGFLLASSALLVLFAAVNAFGLYYGDDWGGLYEAITGYGLGGSSMALFGRVGGGIYTKAADVGADLVGKVERNIPEDDPRNPAVIADNVGDNVGDIAGMGSDLFGSYAESSCAALFVASISSFGADHDFAAMMYPLLVSAAGIVACAATTLVATDAGELGAADEVAPALKRQILISTVLMTAAVAAVTFLSLPRSFTLFDFGERMLVKNWHLFICVSAGLWAGLVIGYVTEYFTSNAYGPVQTVAQSCRTGAATNVIFGLAVGYKSVIVPIFAIAGAIYASFRLAAMYGIALAALGMLSTIATGLTIDAYGPISDNAGGIAEMAGMPRRVRERTDALDAAGNTTAAIGKGFAIGSAALVSLALFGAYVSRAGIRTVNVVSPRVFVGLLAGAMLPYWFSAMTMRSVGSAALRMVEEVRRQFDEIPGLAEGLAAPDYATCVRISTDASLREMVAPGALVMASPLVAGTLFGVEALAGLLAGALVSGVQVAISASNSGGAWDNAKKYIEAGATEEARSLGPKGSEAHKAAVIGDTIGDPLKDTSGPSLNILVKLMAVEALVFAPFFAAHGGIVFNHL; this is encoded by the exons ATGGCTCTCATCGGCACGGTGGCGGCCGAGGTGCTCATCCCGCTCGCGGCGGTGATCGGCATCCTCTTCGCCGTGCTCCAGTGGTACGTGGTGTCCAGGGTGGCCGTCCCGCcgcacgacggcgtcggcggcgccgggaagGGGGACAGGgagaacgacggcggcggcgacgtcgacgacgacgaggaggacggcgtggaCTACCGCGGCGTGGAGGCGAGGTGCGCGGAGATCCAGCACGCCATCTCCGTTGGCGCGACGTCGTTCCTGATGACGGAGTACAAGTACCTGGGCGCGTTCATGGCGGCGTTCGCGGCGGTCATCTTCGTCTCGCTGGGCTCCGTGGGGCGGTTCTCCACGTCGCCGGAGCCGTGCCCGTACGACGCGGCGAGGCGGTGCCGCCCGGCGCTGGCGAACGCGGCGTTCACCGCGGCGGCGTTCCTCCTCGGCGCCACCACCTCGGTGGTGTCCGGCTACCTCGGGATGCGGGTGGCGACGTTCGCGAACGCGAGGACGGCGCTGGAGGCGCGGCGCGGGATCGGGCGGGCGTTCGCGGTGGCATTCAGGTCGGGCGCCGCCATGGGTTTCCTGCTGGCGTCGAGCGCGCTGCTGGTGCTGTTCGCCGCCGTGAACGCGTTCGGGCTCTACTACGGCGACGACTGGGGCGGGCTGTACGAGGCGATCACCGGGTACGGGCTCGGGGGGTCGTCCATGGCGCTGTtcggccgcgtcggcggcgggatcTACACCAAGGCCGCCGACGTCGGCGCCGACCTCGTCGGCAAGGTGGAGCGCAACATCCCCGAGGATGACCCCCGCAACCCCGCG GTGATCGCCGACAACGTGGGCGACAACGTGGGCGACATCGCCGGGATGGGGTCCGACCTGTTCGGGTCGTACGCGGAGTCGTCGTGCGCGGCGCTGTTCGTGGCGTCCATCTCCTCCTTCGGCGCCGACCACGACTTCGCGGCGATGATGTACCCGCTGCTGGTGAGCGCCGCCGGCATCGTGGCGTGCGCCGCCACCACGCTCGtcgccaccgacgccggcgagctcggcgccgccgacgaggtcgcgCCCGCGCTCAAGCGCCAGATCCTCATCTCCACCGTGCTCatgaccgccgccgtcgccgccgtcaccttcctctccctcccccgctCCTTCACCCTCTTCGACTTCGGCGAACGCATGCTCGTCAAAAactg GCACCTGTTCATCTGCGTCTCAGCTGGTCTGTGGGCGGGATTGGTGATAGGCTACGTCACCGAGTACTTCACGAGCAATGCTTACGG GCCGGTGCAGACGGTGGCGCAGTCGTGCCGGACGGGGGCGGCGACGAACGTGATCTTCGGCCTCGCCGTGGGGTACAAGTCGGTGATCGTGCCGATcttcgccatcgccggcgccatcTACGCCAGCTTCCGGCTCGCCGCCATGTACGGCATCGCGCTGGCGGCGCTGGGGATGCTGAGCACCATCGCCACGGGGCTCACCATCGACGCCTACGGCCCCATCAGCGACAACGCCGGCGGCATCGCGGAGATGGCCGGCATGCCGCGCCGCGTGCGCGAGCGCACGGAcgcgctcgacgccgccggtaacacgacggcggcgatcgGGAAGGGGTTCGCGATCGGGTCGGCGGCGCTGGTGTCGCTGGCGCTGTTCGGCGCGTACGTGAGCCGGGCGGGGATCCGGACGGTGAACGTGGTGAGCCCCAGGGTGTTCGTGgggctcctcgccggcgccatgctCCCCTACTGGTTCTCGGCGATGACGATGCGGAGCGTGGGGAGCGCGGCGCTGCGGATGGTGGAGGAGGTGCGGCGCCAGTTCGACGAGATCCCGGGGCTCGCCGAGGGGCTCGCCGCGCCGGACTATGCCACCTGCGTGAGGATCTCCACCGACGCGTCGCTGCGGGAGATGGTGGCGCCGGGGGCGCTGGTGATGGCgagcccgctcgtcgccgggaCGCTGTTCGGGGTGGAGGCGCTGGCGGggctgctcgccggcgcgctGGTGTCCGGGGTGCAGGTGGCGATCTCGGCGTCgaacagcggcggcgcgtgggacAACGCCAAGAAGTACATCGAGGCCggggcgacggaggaggcgaggtcgcTGGGGCCCAAGGGCTCGGAGGCGCACAAGGCGGCGGTGATCGGAGACACCATCGGCGACCCGCTCAAGGACACCTCGGGGCCATCGCTCAACATCCTCGTCAAGCTCATGGCCGTCGAGGCGCTCGTCTTCGCGCCCTTCTTCGCCGCGCATGGCGGCATCGTCTTCAACCACCTCTGA
- the LOC127773617 gene encoding uncharacterized protein LOC127773617, with the protein MAPPPPPPPPPRLLLASHAAVRAAASARRGRLAGDHHPPQVAALRRGDWVKLICGASFEDAADVRNLSLVYTLAGVDCIDCAADASVVGAVNEGIDVAASIVPSVQSPWVMVSVNDDCRDLHFRKAEFDPEDCPPDCSKPCEKVCPADAISLERVMIEGKHSQSDPSSGKLEGGVITERCYGCGRCLSVCPYDRIRAMSYVRDPTKTAELLKRNDVDAIEIHTTGKGTDMFNTLWSNLGDSINNVKLIAVSLPDVGDSTVNFMNAIYTTMQSHLQGYNLWQLDGRPMSGDIGRGATRETVSFAVHLSSMSNRPPGFYQLAGGTNSYTIESLKKAGLFQSTTFAATSGVTDCQQAFIGGIAYGGYARKIVGRVLRKIPAQFGHARIEDHPDYLLEALQEALSLVGPVKGYPTLPSL; encoded by the exons atggcgccgccgccgccgccgccgccgccgccgaggcttCTGCtcgcctcccacgccgccgtccGAGCCGCGGCGTCCGCTCGCCggggccgcctcgccggcgaccaccacccGCCGCAGGTCGCCGCCCTCCGGCGCGGGGACTGGGTCAAGCTCATCTGCGGCGCCAGCTTCGAG GATGCTGCCGATGTCAGAAATCTCTCCCTTGTGTACACGCTTGCCGGAG TGGATTGCATCGATTGTGCAGCAGACGCATCGGTGGTGGGTGCAGTGAATGAAGGTATTGATGTAGCAGCCTCAATTGTGCCATCAGTTCAAAGTCCATGGGTGATGGTTAGTGTTAATGACGATTGCAGAGACCTTCATTTCCGTAAAGCTG AATTTGATCCTGAGGATTGCCCACCAGATTGCTCAAAGCCATGTGAGAAAGTCTGTCCTGCTGATGCAATATCATTGGAGAGGGTTATGATTGAGGGAAAGCACTCTCAGTCTGATCCTTCATCTGGTAAACTTGAG GGTGGTGTAATTACGGAGCGGTGCTATGGCTGTGGTCGATGCTTGTCAGTTTGCCCTTACGACAGAATAA GAGCTATGTCGTATGTTCGAGATCCTACTAAGACTGCGGAACTGTTGAAAAGGAATGATGTCGATGCAATAGAGATACATACCACTGGAAA GGGAACTGATATGTTCAATACCCTCTGGAGCAACCTGGGTGACTCAATCAATAATGTGAAACTGATTGCA GTCAGCCTGCCTGATGTTGGTGATTCAACAGTTAATTTCATGAATGCAATATACACAACAATGCAGTCCCATCTTCAAGGCTATAATCTTTGGCAG TTAGATGGCCGGCCGATGAGTGGCGACATAGGCCGAGGTGCAACGAGGGAAACAGTATCCTTTGCTGTTCATTTGTCTTCAATGTCAAATAGGCCTCCTG GCTTCTATCAGTTGGCTGGTGGCACCAACTCATACACCATAGAATCCCTAAAGAAAGCTGGTCTTTTCCAATCTACAACTTTTGCTG CAACATCTGGAGTGACCGATTGTCAGCAAGCCTTTATTGGAGGGATAGCTTATGGCGGCTATGCTCGCAAG ATTGTTGGAAGAGTTCTACGCAAAATACCAGCACAATTTGGCCATGCACGCATTGAGGACCACCCAGATTATCTCCTGGAAGCGTTACAAGAAGCTCTATCACTAGTCGGGCCTGTGAAAGGTTATCCAACCTTGCCAAGTCTCTGA
- the LOC127773622 gene encoding universal stress protein PHOS34-like: protein MAGEAASAAAERWVGAAVDFSEGSRGALRWAADNLLRAGDHLILLHVLKDPDYEQGETLLWEATGSPLIPLSDFSEPTIAKKYGAKPDAETLDMLNTVARQKEVVVVFKVLWGDPREKLCQAINEIPMSCLVIGSRGLGKLKRVLLGSVSDYVVNNATCPVTVVKTADG from the exons atggcgggcgaggcggcgtcggcggcggcggagcggtgggtgggggcggcggtggaCTTCTCGGAGGGGAGCCGCGGGGCGCTGCGGTGGGCGGCGGACAACCTGCTCCGCGCCGGCGaccacctcatcctcctccacGTCCTCAAGGACCCCGACTACGAGCAGGGCGAGACCCTCCTCTGGGAGGCCACCGGCTCTC cATTGATTCCTCTCTCGGATTTCTCTGAACCTACAATTGCAAAGAAATATGGAGCAAAGCCTGATGCCGAAACATTGGACATGCTTAATACTGTGGCCAGGCAGAAGGAG GTTGTGGTGGTTTTCAAAGTCCTTTGGGGAGATCCCCGTGAGAAGCTATGCCAAGCCATCAACGAAATCCCCATGAGCTGCTTGGTTATTGGAAGCAGGGGTCTTGGCAAACTCAAGAG GGTGCTGTTAGGTAGCGTCAGCGACTATGTCGTGAACAACGCCACTTGCCCAGTCACAGTTGTCAAGACAGCCGATGGCTGA
- the LOC127773623 gene encoding uncharacterized protein LOC127773623, with the protein MVAHATINNGRCDAAAAAAAAAKLRPAMTVMPPATARSNHRAACKNSGSNKEMRRRRMRRCVEVRRKMEALRRLVPGGGGGGGEDAGGEELLFRAADYIARLQVQVKVMQLMVDVLEQTKD; encoded by the coding sequence ATGGTTGCACACGCCACCATCAACAATGGTCGttgcgacgccgccgccgccgcggcggctgcggcgaagTTGAGGCCGGCGATGACGGtgatgccgccggcgacggcgaggagtaATCATAGGGCGGCCTGCAAGAACTCCGGTAGCAACaaggagatgaggaggaggaggatgaggcggTGCGTGGaggtgaggaggaagatggaggcGCTGAGGAGACTCgtgccgggcggcggcggcggcggcggcgaggacgccggcggcgaggagctcctGTTCCGCGCCGCCGACTACATCGCGCGGCTGCAGGTGCAGGTGAAGGTGATGCAGCTCATGGTGGACGTGCTGGAGCAGACGAAAGATTGA